Proteins encoded together in one Terriglobus saanensis SP1PR4 window:
- a CDS encoding prolipoprotein diacylglyceryl transferase codes for MHPHLFHLGPVTLQTYGAVAALGLVLAMVLAARNARVTGLEEDAVWSACLVAIVGTLVVSRIVLVSENLRAFRLYPLLILTLPTVTRFGLAVSVLSGVAYAMYRRLPLRILGDAVAPAAMLLASFLHFGDLMAGNDVGSATTGVFGRLVPSMHSANGIGSHPVALYSAVAHLLIAALGVWYLPRRRHAGEVLGGTVMLAAAARFLIDCLRPAPIEVGTVFAGLRFDQYLLLCIVVSGGALLLQSKEHQRAI; via the coding sequence ATGCATCCACATCTCTTTCATCTTGGACCCGTCACACTGCAGACCTACGGCGCAGTGGCGGCGCTGGGTCTCGTGCTGGCCATGGTGCTCGCCGCACGTAATGCGCGTGTGACGGGGCTGGAAGAAGATGCCGTGTGGAGCGCCTGCCTGGTCGCCATCGTCGGCACGCTGGTGGTTTCGCGCATCGTGCTGGTATCGGAAAATCTTCGCGCGTTTCGGCTCTATCCGCTCCTGATTTTGACGCTGCCCACAGTGACGCGCTTTGGGCTCGCCGTGAGCGTGCTCTCTGGCGTAGCCTATGCGATGTATCGCAGGCTCCCTTTGCGGATCCTGGGAGATGCCGTTGCGCCTGCGGCCATGCTGCTGGCTTCGTTTCTGCATTTTGGCGACCTGATGGCCGGAAACGATGTCGGTTCAGCAACCACGGGCGTTTTTGGGCGCCTGGTGCCCTCGATGCACAGCGCGAATGGCATCGGATCGCATCCCGTGGCCCTCTACAGCGCCGTGGCGCACCTGCTGATTGCGGCCTTGGGCGTCTGGTACCTGCCGCGCAGACGGCATGCGGGCGAAGTCCTCGGCGGAACGGTCATGCTGGCGGCTGCGGCGCGCTTTCTGATCGACTGCCTACGGCCCGCGCCGATCGAGGTTGGGACGGTTTTTGCGGGCCTTCGCTTCGATCAGTATCTGCTGCTCTGTATCGTAGTAAGTGGCGGCGCTCTTTTGCTGCAGTCGAAGGAGCATCAGCGTGCCATCTAA
- a CDS encoding VWA domain-containing protein, translating to MIRPRIFAASLLLVSLAAAAQTGQATPPAPATAPAQTTPAPELQSRPASPDGTAAVAPTITTFAREVSQIFTVTDKNGRFVTGLRQQDFGLLDDNRPPERVIKFTQQTNLPLRVGVLMDTSGSIRQRFQFEQDAATEFFLQVLHRGDAAFVMGFDVKTDLAQDYTNSVDLLNQAIHKLRPGGGTAFFDALYTTCRDQMLTLKESNTVRRALIVVSDGHDNQSRAQENDAIKMCQRAETIVYTISTNISPTKDAADEVLRRIADATGGRVFFPNRIEDVANGFHSIEEELRSQYLLQYRPADFRQDGAFRPIYLKAVDQRYTVHTRKGYFAPRPMQ from the coding sequence GTGATTCGCCCGCGTATTTTTGCCGCTTCCCTTCTGCTTGTCTCCCTTGCTGCCGCCGCGCAGACGGGACAAGCCACGCCTCCCGCACCGGCCACCGCACCTGCTCAGACCACACCTGCGCCAGAGTTGCAGTCTCGCCCGGCTTCGCCCGACGGAACCGCCGCCGTCGCTCCTACGATCACCACCTTCGCCCGCGAAGTGAGCCAGATCTTCACCGTGACCGATAAAAACGGCCGCTTTGTCACCGGTCTGCGTCAGCAGGACTTCGGTCTGCTGGACGACAACCGTCCGCCCGAGCGCGTCATCAAGTTCACGCAGCAGACCAATCTACCCCTGCGCGTTGGTGTCCTGATGGATACCTCCGGATCCATCCGTCAGCGCTTCCAGTTCGAGCAGGACGCCGCCACGGAGTTCTTTCTGCAGGTTCTGCATCGCGGCGATGCGGCTTTCGTGATGGGCTTCGATGTGAAGACGGACCTCGCGCAGGACTATACGAACAGCGTCGATCTCCTGAACCAGGCCATCCACAAACTGCGTCCGGGCGGCGGAACAGCCTTCTTCGACGCCCTCTACACGACCTGTCGCGACCAGATGCTGACGCTCAAAGAGAGCAACACGGTACGCCGCGCTCTCATCGTCGTCTCCGACGGACACGACAACCAGTCACGCGCGCAGGAGAACGACGCGATCAAGATGTGCCAGCGTGCGGAAACCATCGTGTACACCATCTCCACGAACATCAGTCCAACGAAGGATGCAGCCGATGAAGTGTTGCGCCGCATCGCGGATGCAACCGGCGGCCGCGTCTTCTTCCCGAACCGCATTGAAGATGTCGCCAACGGATTCCACTCGATCGAAGAAGAGCTTCGCTCGCAGTATCTGCTGCAGTATCGCCCTGCGGACTTCAGGCAAGACGGGGCCTTCCGACCGATTTATCTGAAGGCCGTCGATCAGCGCTACACCGTCCACACGCGTAAGGGATACTTCGCTCCGCGACCAATGCAGTAG
- a CDS encoding type II toxin-antitoxin system prevent-host-death family antitoxin: MVTEVNAVNFRQNLGEMLNQVQYRNDSIVINKDGKPVAALVDAELFARIRRMRDRFNALSQRIAEAYAEVPSEEGLAEIDSLVNQERAV; the protein is encoded by the coding sequence ATGGTCACTGAAGTCAACGCAGTCAATTTTCGTCAGAATCTCGGCGAGATGCTCAACCAAGTGCAGTACCGCAATGACAGCATCGTCATCAACAAGGATGGCAAGCCTGTCGCAGCGTTGGTCGATGCGGAACTCTTTGCCAGGATTCGAAGGATGCGAGATCGCTTCAATGCGCTGAGCCAACGGATCGCTGAGGCCTATGCGGAGGTCCCAAGCGAGGAAGGTCTTGCTGAAATCGATTCCCTGGTCAACCAGGAACGAGCGGTCTGA
- a CDS encoding TlpA disulfide reductase family protein, which translates to MLLLLLLFSLWAAVLPVSMHGQNAAVSAKTEQSLAEAREFDGHGMLTSAIDSYRKALKTENGHCMECLRGLYEVGLRAEMPKVSIAAATQMEQLASDPKGRADAAALHGEALMPHTDLSDQKLGPAPKPKRSDLEEAHAAFERALTLDKANARAYILDGQALALLGRDTEAKQRFATLAAMPEVSPGLATRARHFAENISLARETISPSFTVTTKDGRKISLDDYSGKVVLVDFWATWCGPCRNEISYIRSIANDSRLAKDMVLISSSWDSSETKWAEFIEKNGMTWVQYLDTKHTLSDEFHVGAIPTYLIIDGDGILRHRVVGGNFDLREQVRPLVAKLHTGTPTAHVAGQ; encoded by the coding sequence ATGCTCCTCCTGTTGCTGCTCTTTTCTCTCTGGGCCGCTGTTCTGCCTGTGTCGATGCACGGGCAGAACGCGGCCGTGTCTGCGAAGACGGAGCAGAGCCTCGCGGAGGCGCGCGAGTTCGACGGCCATGGCATGTTGACCTCTGCCATCGACAGTTATCGCAAAGCCCTCAAGACAGAAAACGGCCACTGCATGGAGTGCCTGCGCGGCCTGTATGAGGTCGGCCTGCGCGCGGAGATGCCGAAGGTTTCCATCGCGGCTGCGACACAGATGGAGCAGCTTGCCTCCGATCCCAAGGGCAGGGCAGACGCCGCGGCACTGCACGGCGAAGCGCTGATGCCGCACACCGATCTGAGCGACCAGAAGCTGGGACCAGCACCGAAACCGAAGCGCAGCGACCTGGAAGAGGCGCACGCAGCCTTTGAGCGCGCACTTACCCTGGATAAGGCCAACGCGCGGGCCTACATTCTGGACGGGCAGGCGCTTGCCCTGCTGGGTCGCGATACCGAAGCAAAACAGCGTTTTGCGACCCTGGCCGCGATGCCCGAGGTCTCGCCAGGGCTGGCGACGCGCGCGCGACACTTTGCAGAAAACATCAGCCTGGCGCGGGAGACGATCTCGCCTTCTTTCACGGTGACCACCAAAGATGGCCGGAAGATTTCTCTGGATGATTACAGCGGCAAAGTCGTCCTGGTGGACTTCTGGGCGACGTGGTGTGGTCCCTGCCGCAACGAGATCTCCTACATCCGGTCGATCGCAAACGACAGCCGCCTCGCAAAGGACATGGTTCTCATCTCGTCTTCCTGGGACTCCAGCGAGACGAAATGGGCGGAGTTTATCGAGAAAAACGGCATGACGTGGGTGCAGTACCTGGATACGAAACACACGCTCAGCGACGAGTTCCATGTGGGCGCGATTCCGACGTATCTCATCATCGATGGGGACGGCATTCTGCGACATCGCGTGGTGGGAGGGAACTTCGATCTGCGTGAACAGGTGCGGCCTCTGGTGGCAAAGCTGCATACGGGCACACCCACAGCCCATGTTGCAGGACAGTAA
- a CDS encoding putative toxin-antitoxin system toxin component, PIN family, which produces MAGLRVVLDTNVLVSGLAYPGSVPGRIVGLWRQGGLDVVLSRYILDETARVLPHLSRIQLGASEIRDLVDSLMFLADVVEPDAGTDPNLRDAADQQVLGTFVAAQASYLITGDKDLLALAATYPIVTPAAFWARHG; this is translated from the coding sequence ATGGCTGGTCTTCGCGTTGTCCTGGATACCAATGTTCTGGTATCGGGGCTGGCTTATCCAGGAAGCGTTCCCGGACGAATCGTTGGACTGTGGCGTCAAGGTGGCCTTGATGTGGTTCTCTCACGATACATTCTGGACGAAACGGCCAGGGTATTGCCGCATCTTTCACGGATTCAACTCGGTGCGTCAGAAATCCGAGACCTGGTGGACAGTCTTATGTTTCTTGCCGACGTCGTTGAGCCGGACGCCGGGACTGATCCGAATCTGCGGGATGCTGCCGATCAGCAGGTCCTCGGCACCTTCGTGGCTGCACAGGCAAGCTATCTCATTACCGGGGACAAAGACCTGTTGGCCCTTGCTGCGACCTATCCCATCGTCACACCGGCCGCGTTTTGGGCGCGGCACGGTTGA
- the rplJ gene encoding 50S ribosomal protein L10: MAVSRAKKHEKVAQLASELKDSTSAIIGSFTGLTAAKDYALRQTVRQAGGSYRVIKNKLAPKAGEGTQIESALIGLKGVTSVAYTSGDPVALAKALSGWVKENTEFFTFKLGIVEGKVITVQEIQNLATLPGKEELFSKLLFLMQSPAQRLATVINATGRDLAVVINQAVEKGKFGAPEAPAAATPVEAVAAAPATEAAPEAEAPVVEAAPPIEEKSEATAPADTEGGSDQTEAASTEPPVEG; this comes from the coding sequence ATGGCAGTTTCAAGAGCAAAGAAGCACGAAAAGGTCGCACAGCTCGCCTCCGAGCTGAAGGATTCGACCTCGGCCATCATTGGCTCCTTCACCGGCCTTACGGCGGCGAAGGATTACGCCCTCCGTCAGACCGTTCGCCAGGCTGGCGGCTCCTACCGCGTCATCAAGAACAAGCTCGCGCCGAAGGCTGGCGAGGGAACGCAGATTGAGAGCGCTTTGATCGGCCTCAAGGGTGTTACCTCTGTCGCTTACACCTCGGGCGACCCTGTTGCCCTGGCGAAGGCGCTCTCCGGCTGGGTCAAAGAGAACACGGAGTTCTTCACCTTCAAGCTCGGCATCGTCGAAGGCAAGGTCATCACCGTCCAGGAGATTCAGAACCTGGCGACCCTGCCCGGCAAGGAAGAGCTCTTCTCGAAGCTCCTCTTCCTTATGCAGTCGCCCGCGCAGCGTCTGGCTACGGTTATCAATGCCACGGGACGCGATCTCGCGGTCGTGATCAATCAGGCGGTTGAAAAGGGCAAGTTCGGAGCTCCTGAGGCCCCGGCTGCAGCAACTCCTGTGGAAGCAGTAGCGGCAGCCCCGGCCACCGAAGCGGCTCCGGAAGCAGAAGCTCCGGTTGTCGAAGCAGCTCCTCCGATCGAGGAAAAGTCTGAAGCGACCGCGCCTGCGGACACCGAGGGCGGATCCGATCAGACGGAAGCGGCGAGCACCGAGCCTCCTGTCGAGGGATAA
- a CDS encoding cell division protein ZapA produces MDEMNEQPVSRSVSVDIYDQVYRLRGVDPEHIEQLASIVDAKMRAVSSHGSTVDSLRVAVLAALNIADELVEMRRLHAELLGSLDRTQSSVRSRAGSLNGLLDEVLLERIAG; encoded by the coding sequence ATGGATGAGATGAACGAGCAACCCGTATCGCGTTCGGTCTCGGTGGACATCTACGACCAGGTCTATCGTCTGCGCGGCGTGGACCCGGAGCATATCGAACAACTGGCATCGATTGTGGATGCGAAGATGCGCGCGGTCTCGTCGCATGGCTCCACCGTGGATTCGTTGCGTGTGGCGGTACTCGCAGCCCTGAATATCGCGGATGAGCTGGTGGAGATGCGCCGGTTGCATGCGGAGCTGCTGGGATCGCTCGACCGGACGCAGAGTTCGGTACGCAGCCGTGCGGGATCGTTGAACGGTCTGCTGGACGAAGTTCTTTTAGAACGCATCGCAGGTTAA
- a CDS encoding PEP-CTERM sorting domain-containing protein, which produces MKLKLLSPLILGLCLVFSPLAKADSITLESHVGNTYTYDLTLDSNFNVFILDGFSLTGLSGVTNATLSGKLDKLFDISFNSTSVLVATIAGISASFHAPYSIGTLTLTSAAKTGMVDFTILDSNGLSCGKVGGPALAATPEPGSLFLLGTGALVVMGSMKRRFLTA; this is translated from the coding sequence ATGAAACTAAAGCTTCTTTCGCCGCTCATTCTGGGGCTCTGCCTTGTTTTCTCTCCCCTCGCCAAAGCCGATTCCATCACGCTTGAGTCTCACGTTGGCAACACCTACACGTACGACCTCACCCTGGATAGCAACTTTAATGTGTTCATCCTGGATGGCTTCAGCCTCACCGGTCTCTCTGGCGTGACGAATGCCACCCTCAGCGGAAAACTCGATAAGCTCTTCGACATCTCCTTCAACTCCACGAGTGTGCTCGTTGCTACGATCGCTGGCATCTCTGCAAGCTTCCACGCCCCTTACAGCATTGGAACGCTCACGCTGACCTCCGCTGCGAAGACCGGCATGGTCGATTTCACCATCCTGGACAGCAACGGCCTCTCATGCGGAAAAGTGGGCGGACCGGCTCTCGCAGCCACACCGGAACCCGGCAGTCTGTTTCTCCTCGGCACCGGAGCTCTTGTCGTGATGGGTTCGATGAAGCGACGTTTTCTGACTGCTTAG
- the rplA gene encoding 50S ribosomal protein L1 — protein sequence MKKLSKNVAKARALVEPRTYTLIDAVPLLQRIKFAKFDENVDITLRLGVDPRHADQMVRGTVVLPHGLGKTKVVAVITTGENLRAAEAAGAEFVGGEELVEKIQKEGWTDFDALVATPDMMRSIGRLGKVLGPKGLMPNPKTGTVTTDVAAAVKEIKAGKVEFRTDKTALVHVPVGKASFDAQKIIDNAMTVISSVMKAKPSASKGKYVKGLYISSTMGPGIKLDSSVADLAAKQ from the coding sequence ATGAAGAAGCTTTCCAAGAATGTAGCGAAGGCGCGCGCGCTCGTTGAGCCCCGCACCTATACGCTGATCGACGCCGTTCCCCTTCTCCAGAGGATCAAGTTTGCGAAGTTCGACGAAAACGTCGACATTACGCTGCGCCTGGGTGTGGACCCCCGCCATGCGGACCAGATGGTTCGCGGTACCGTCGTTCTTCCTCATGGCCTCGGCAAGACCAAAGTGGTCGCCGTCATCACCACCGGTGAAAATCTGCGCGCGGCTGAAGCTGCGGGTGCGGAGTTCGTCGGCGGCGAAGAGCTGGTCGAAAAGATTCAGAAAGAGGGTTGGACGGACTTTGACGCCCTCGTCGCGACTCCTGACATGATGCGCTCTATCGGCCGCCTCGGTAAGGTGCTCGGACCCAAGGGCCTGATGCCCAATCCAAAGACCGGCACTGTGACCACCGATGTGGCTGCCGCCGTCAAGGAAATCAAGGCTGGTAAGGTCGAGTTCCGCACGGATAAGACCGCTCTCGTACACGTTCCTGTGGGCAAGGCCAGCTTCGATGCGCAGAAGATCATCGACAACGCGATGACCGTTATCTCTTCCGTGATGAAGGCCAAGCCGTCGGCTTCGAAGGGCAAATACGTCAAGGGGCTGTATATCTCCTCCACGATGGGCCCTGGCATCAAGCTCGATAGCTCCGTCGCGGATCTCGCCGCCAAGCAGTAA
- a CDS encoding Uma2 family endonuclease, which yields MESLFAGLPMPLRIKPARPMTDEELMRFCEQHDELAVEREPNGDLIFMTPTGLEGSNRNIALSRALDEWAEEDGRGLAFDSSAGVTLPDLSVRSADAAWISHRKLNALSLDDRKRFAHVCPEFVVELRSETDSLSVLQQKMEQWIANGAELGWLIDPFEKAIHLYRPGYPPEILKEISQVSGEGPVAGFIMPLDRIFTR from the coding sequence ATGGAAAGTCTCTTCGCCGGTCTGCCCATGCCGCTCCGCATCAAGCCCGCCCGTCCCATGACGGACGAGGAGTTGATGCGTTTCTGCGAGCAGCATGACGAGCTCGCGGTGGAACGGGAGCCCAATGGAGATCTAATTTTCATGACACCCACAGGGTTGGAAGGTTCCAACCGGAATATTGCCCTTTCGCGAGCACTGGACGAATGGGCGGAAGAAGACGGGCGTGGTTTGGCCTTCGATTCAAGCGCTGGTGTGACCTTGCCTGACCTCTCTGTGCGTTCCGCCGATGCGGCGTGGATCTCGCACCGCAAACTCAACGCGCTATCGCTCGACGATCGCAAAAGGTTCGCGCACGTCTGCCCGGAGTTTGTGGTCGAACTTCGATCCGAGACGGACAGTCTCTCAGTTCTCCAGCAAAAGATGGAACAGTGGATCGCCAACGGCGCTGAACTGGGCTGGCTCATTGATCCCTTCGAAAAAGCGATCCACCTCTATCGCCCCGGCTATCCGCCCGAGATTCTCAAGGAAATCTCTCAGGTCTCAGGCGAAGGTCCGGTCGCCGGGTTCATCATGCCACTGGATCGGATTTTTACGCGGTAG
- the rplL gene encoding 50S ribosomal protein L7/L12 produces MADIQQLEDQIVSLSLLEASELVKKLEERLGVSAAAAVAAAPAAGGGAAAPAAEEKTEFTVILKDAGANKISTIKAVREATALGLKEAKDLVDGAPKPIKENVSKDEAAAIAKKFEGIATVEIK; encoded by the coding sequence ATGGCGGACATTCAGCAGTTGGAAGATCAGATCGTGAGCCTCAGCCTCCTCGAGGCTTCTGAGCTCGTCAAGAAGCTCGAAGAGCGCCTCGGCGTTTCGGCAGCAGCAGCAGTTGCAGCAGCTCCGGCTGCCGGCGGCGGCGCGGCAGCTCCCGCAGCAGAAGAGAAGACTGAGTTCACCGTTATCCTCAAGGATGCGGGCGCGAACAAGATCAGCACCATCAAGGCAGTGCGCGAAGCAACGGCACTTGGTCTCAAGGAAGCAAAGGACCTCGTTGACGGCGCTCCCAAGCCCATCAAGGAGAACGTTTCCAAGGATGAAGCAGCTGCGATTGCCAAGAAGTTCGAAGGGATCGCAACCGTCGAGATCAAGTAG
- a CDS encoding pseudouridine synthase: MPSKNMLPKGKRRQTVKHLYRAQRGVDPVVAEGEEPAKTSPAETLAGQIPAKPKVKAPVAVPVLEDDDIESEGDIRSFSADAAAAGLRLDAYLAKAMPDISRGRVQLLIEQGQVRVDGKTAKNKLKLLGGERIEIEGEPRPAPLKAMAEDIPLKIVYEDEHMAVIDKPAGMMVHAGSGLTDDARSGGTLVNALLHHFNVNLSSVGGELRPGIVHRLDKQTSGLIMVAKNDRTHRALGEMFSDRSLEKRYLALVHGEVGAKARGNAERDHGTINLPIGRDPIRRTRMTTRSRQSWMTTESPGTPSKLHPEEREPMKEPKLYEARAAVSHYEVLERLDTSAGKFTLLEVLIETGRTHQIRVHMQAIGHPVVGDTLYGAPARIVGLHRPEDGDGATLPRNFLHAKELHLAHPITGEDLELEAEIPADLIELLNRLRSLPPKPKE, from the coding sequence GTGCCATCTAAAAACATGTTGCCCAAGGGCAAACGAAGACAGACCGTCAAACACCTCTACCGCGCACAACGTGGCGTGGACCCCGTTGTGGCCGAGGGAGAAGAGCCTGCGAAGACGTCTCCCGCAGAAACACTGGCAGGCCAGATTCCCGCCAAACCCAAAGTCAAAGCTCCCGTCGCCGTACCGGTCCTCGAAGACGACGATATCGAGTCCGAAGGCGACATCCGCAGTTTCAGTGCCGATGCCGCCGCTGCCGGGCTTCGGCTGGACGCCTATCTGGCCAAGGCGATGCCCGACATCTCGCGTGGACGTGTGCAGTTGCTGATCGAGCAGGGCCAGGTCCGCGTGGACGGCAAGACCGCGAAGAACAAGCTGAAGCTGCTGGGTGGCGAGCGCATTGAGATTGAAGGCGAACCGCGTCCCGCACCGCTGAAGGCGATGGCGGAAGACATTCCGCTGAAGATCGTCTATGAAGACGAGCACATGGCCGTGATCGACAAGCCTGCGGGCATGATGGTGCATGCGGGTTCTGGTCTGACGGACGATGCGCGCAGCGGCGGAACGCTGGTGAATGCCCTTCTGCATCACTTCAACGTGAACCTGTCGAGCGTGGGCGGAGAGCTTCGCCCCGGCATTGTGCATCGCCTGGACAAGCAGACCTCGGGCCTGATCATGGTGGCGAAGAACGACCGCACGCATCGCGCGCTGGGTGAGATGTTCTCCGACCGATCGCTGGAGAAGCGTTACCTGGCGCTGGTGCATGGCGAGGTCGGCGCGAAGGCACGTGGCAATGCTGAGCGCGATCACGGCACGATCAATCTGCCCATTGGGCGCGATCCTATCCGCAGAACGCGCATGACGACGCGTTCCCGGCAGAGCTGGATGACCACGGAGAGTCCCGGTACGCCCTCGAAGCTGCATCCCGAAGAGCGCGAGCCGATGAAGGAGCCGAAGCTCTACGAGGCGCGCGCGGCAGTTTCGCATTACGAGGTGCTGGAGCGGCTGGACACCTCCGCAGGCAAGTTCACGCTGCTGGAAGTCCTGATCGAAACCGGTCGCACCCATCAGATTCGCGTGCACATGCAGGCGATTGGGCATCCTGTCGTCGGCGACACGCTTTACGGAGCGCCTGCGCGGATTGTTGGGCTGCATCGCCCCGAAGACGGCGATGGTGCGACTTTGCCTCGGAACTTCCTGCACGCGAAGGAGCTTCATCTGGCGCACCCGATTACGGGTGAAGATCTGGAGCTTGAGGCCGAGATTCCCGCAGATCTGATTGAGCTTCTGAACCGCCTGCGATCGCTCCCTCCCAAGCCAAAGGAGTAG